One genomic region from Bombus terrestris chromosome 15, iyBomTerr1.2, whole genome shotgun sequence encodes:
- the LOC100646242 gene encoding leucine-rich repeat-containing protein 15 isoform X2, whose translation MIPVVRLLLVLSATLSRANCKPRPDSSRDCAYSESTLERSATTGMESEMVTGAISADGNVAITILEELESRLSRLERRLRAVEQPVWQMSSAEEDWEICAEGPCRCQPETKSVSCWRQNLLDLPAAQLVPRDVLKLDLAGNRLTALHRDTFLDMTRLNHLDISDNSIEHLPLNLFFSLHAVTRIRLSKNLLGELHRSQFLSTRNLRILDASSNRLQTLPESLFLSTTSLVLLDLSCNQLSSLASETFRGLSTLEELLLGKNRLSTLPVDLLKDLTNLKYLGLEENRLKELPDELFRAQASLQELNVRGNQLTEISASLLAPLECLRSLEMSNNKIARIDSLAFHGLVALKELQLGHNRIRNLTPGLFSNSTGLERLVLYANGIESLSRGAFHGLSNLTSLFLHSNHLSNLHPDLFEDTPSLRKLQLESNYLSSLPPRIFDTVQFIEQLRLARNPWHCDCAVSYLAMWLQRMYLARVNETKPGEDLGVWEFGAGAVCRGPGTLGGKLLLHLTFHELCEGQWASMRGLVPRLPVDRIGSGGGRVVASTDDPFSQNEPISVFNLSRSLSMER comes from the exons ATGATCCCAGTCGTTCGATTGTTGCTCGTGCTCTCGGCCACTCTTTCTCGGGCAAATTGTAAGCCGCGACCAGACAGTTCTCGCGATTGCGCGTATTCAGAGTCCACTCTCGAACGATCCGCAACTACGGGAATGGAGTCGGAAATGGTAACGGGAGCGATTTCGGCGGATGGTAACGTCGCGATCACGATTCTCGAGGAGCTCGAGAGTCGTTTATCTCGTTTGGAAAGAAGACTCAGGGCGGTTGAGCAACCCG TTTGGCAGATGAGCTCCGCCGAGGAAGATTGGGAGATTTGCGCCGAAGGGCCGTGTAGGTGTCAGCCGGAAACTAAATCGGTGTCTTGTTGGAGGCAGAATCTGTTGGATCTTCCCGCGGCGCAACTAGTTCCTCGAGATGTATTGAAATT GGATCTGGCTGGCAATCGACTGACGGCGCTTCACAGGGATACCTTCTTGGACATGACACGGTTGAATCATCT agATATCAGCGACAACTCGATCGAGCATCTTCCTCTAAACTTGTTCTTCTCGCTGCACGCTGTCACGCGCATCAGGCTGAGCAAAAATTTGCTCGGCGAGTTGCACCGATCTCAATTTCTGAGCACGAGAAATCTCCGTATTCT GGACGCGTCGTCCAACAGGCTGCAAACTCTACCGGAAAGTCTCTTCCTAAGTACCACGTCGCTGGTACTGCTCGATCTGTCCTGCAATCAACTATCGAGCCTCGCGTCGGAAACGTTTCGCGGCTTATCAACGCTGGAGGAGCTCTTATTAGGAAAAAATCGTCTGTCAACCCTTCCCGTAGACCTGCTCAAGGATCTGACGAATCTGAAGTACCTCGGTTTGGAAGAAAACCGGCTAAAAGAATTACCCGACGAGTTGTTTCGAGCGCAAGCGTCGCTTCAGGAATTGAACGTAAGGGGCAATCAACTGACAGAGATATCCGCGAGTTTGTTGGCTCCGCTCGAATGTCTGCGCTCCCTCGAGATGTCTAACAACAAGATAGCCAGA ATCGATTCATTGGCCTTTCATGGCTTGGTAGCGTTGAAAGAACTTCAACTAGGACACAACCGTATACGAAACTTAACACCGGGACTATTCTCAAATTCTACCGGTTTGGAGAGACTGGTGTTGTATGCAAATGGTATAGAAAGCCTATCGCGTGGCGCGTTTCACGGCTTGTCAAACTTGACTTCTCTGTTTCTGCACTCGAACCACCTGAGCAATCTGCATCCCGATTTGTTCGAGGATACGCCGAGCCTGCGAAAACT GCAGCTGGAGTCAAATTATCTATCTTCTTTGCCACCTCGGATTTTCGACACGGTGCAGTTCATCGAGCAGCTTCGCCTTGCTAGAAATCCATGGCACTGTGACTGCGCGGTTTCCTATTTGGCCATGTGGCTGCAGAGAATGTACCTAGCCCGAGTAAATGAGACAAAACCAGGCGAAGATTTGGGCGTTTGGGAATTTGGCGCTGGAGCGGTTTGCAGAGGTCCTGGCACACTCGGTGGAAAATTATTGCTACATCTGACGTTTCACGAGCTGTGCGAGGGTCAATGGGCCTCGATGAGGGGCTTGGTTCCTCGACTTCCAGTCGATCGCATCGGTAGTGGTGGCGGTCGAGTCGTAGCTTCCACGGACGATCCGTTCTCGCAAAACGAACCTATTTCCGTGTTTAATCTGTCTCGTTCTCTCTCTATGGAACGATAa
- the LOC100646242 gene encoding carboxypeptidase N subunit 2 isoform X1, with product MIPVVRLLLVLSATLSRANCKPRPDSSRDCAYSESTLERSATTGMESEMVTGAISADGNVAITILEELESRLSRLERRLRAVEQPVWQMSSAEEDWEICAEGPCRCQPETKSVSCWRQNLLDLPAAQLVPRDVLKLDLAGNRLTALHRDTFLDMTRLNHLDISDNSIEHLPLNLFFSLHAVTRIRLSKNLLGELHRSQFLSTRNLRILDASSNRLQTLPESLFLSTTSLVLLDLSCNQLSSLASETFRGLSTLEELLLGKNRLSTLPVDLLKDLTNLKYLGLEENRLKELPDELFRAQASLQELNVRGNQLTEISASLLAPLECLRSLEMSNNKIARVNIGYRFIGLSWLGSVERTSTRTQPYTKLNTGTILKFYRFGETGVVCKWYRKPIAWRVSRLVKLDFSVSALEPPEQSASRFVRGYAEPAKTLESNYLSSLPPRIFDTVQFIEQLRLARNPWHCDCAVSYLAMWLQRMYLARVNETKPGEDLGVWEFGAGAVCRGPGTLGGKLLLHLTFHELCEGQWASMRGLVPRLPVDRIGSGGGRVVASTDDPFSQNEPISVFNLSRSLSMER from the exons ATGATCCCAGTCGTTCGATTGTTGCTCGTGCTCTCGGCCACTCTTTCTCGGGCAAATTGTAAGCCGCGACCAGACAGTTCTCGCGATTGCGCGTATTCAGAGTCCACTCTCGAACGATCCGCAACTACGGGAATGGAGTCGGAAATGGTAACGGGAGCGATTTCGGCGGATGGTAACGTCGCGATCACGATTCTCGAGGAGCTCGAGAGTCGTTTATCTCGTTTGGAAAGAAGACTCAGGGCGGTTGAGCAACCCG TTTGGCAGATGAGCTCCGCCGAGGAAGATTGGGAGATTTGCGCCGAAGGGCCGTGTAGGTGTCAGCCGGAAACTAAATCGGTGTCTTGTTGGAGGCAGAATCTGTTGGATCTTCCCGCGGCGCAACTAGTTCCTCGAGATGTATTGAAATT GGATCTGGCTGGCAATCGACTGACGGCGCTTCACAGGGATACCTTCTTGGACATGACACGGTTGAATCATCT agATATCAGCGACAACTCGATCGAGCATCTTCCTCTAAACTTGTTCTTCTCGCTGCACGCTGTCACGCGCATCAGGCTGAGCAAAAATTTGCTCGGCGAGTTGCACCGATCTCAATTTCTGAGCACGAGAAATCTCCGTATTCT GGACGCGTCGTCCAACAGGCTGCAAACTCTACCGGAAAGTCTCTTCCTAAGTACCACGTCGCTGGTACTGCTCGATCTGTCCTGCAATCAACTATCGAGCCTCGCGTCGGAAACGTTTCGCGGCTTATCAACGCTGGAGGAGCTCTTATTAGGAAAAAATCGTCTGTCAACCCTTCCCGTAGACCTGCTCAAGGATCTGACGAATCTGAAGTACCTCGGTTTGGAAGAAAACCGGCTAAAAGAATTACCCGACGAGTTGTTTCGAGCGCAAGCGTCGCTTCAGGAATTGAACGTAAGGGGCAATCAACTGACAGAGATATCCGCGAGTTTGTTGGCTCCGCTCGAATGTCTGCGCTCCCTCGAGATGTCTAACAACAAGATAGCCAGAGTAAATATCGGAT ATCGATTCATTGGCCTTTCATGGCTTGGTAGCGTTGAAAGAACTTCAACTAGGACACAACCGTATACGAAACTTAACACCGGGACTATTCTCAAATTCTACCGGTTTGGAGAGACTGGTGTTGTATGCAAATGGTATAGAAAGCCTATCGCGTGGCGCGTTTCACGGCTTGTCAAACTTGACTTCTCTGTTTCTGCACTCGAACCACCTGAGCAATCTGCATCCCGATTTGTTCGAGGATACGCCGAGCCTGCGAAAACT CTGGAGTCAAATTATCTATCTTCTTTGCCACCTCGGATTTTCGACACGGTGCAGTTCATCGAGCAGCTTCGCCTTGCTAGAAATCCATGGCACTGTGACTGCGCGGTTTCCTATTTGGCCATGTGGCTGCAGAGAATGTACCTAGCCCGAGTAAATGAGACAAAACCAGGCGAAGATTTGGGCGTTTGGGAATTTGGCGCTGGAGCGGTTTGCAGAGGTCCTGGCACACTCGGTGGAAAATTATTGCTACATCTGACGTTTCACGAGCTGTGCGAGGGTCAATGGGCCTCGATGAGGGGCTTGGTTCCTCGACTTCCAGTCGATCGCATCGGTAGTGGTGGCGGTCGAGTCGTAGCTTCCACGGACGATCCGTTCTCGCAAAACGAACCTATTTCCGTGTTTAATCTGTCTCGTTCTCTCTCTATGGAACGATAa
- the LOC100646242 gene encoding leucine-rich repeat-containing protein 15 isoform X3, which translates to MIPVVRLLLVLSATLSRANCKPRPDSSRDCAYSESTLERSATTGMESEMVTGAISADGNVAITILEELESRLSRLERRLRAVEQPVWQMSSAEEDWEICAEGPCRCQPETKSVSCWRQNLLDLPAAQLVPRDVLKLDLAGNRLTALHRDTFLDMTRLNHLDISDNSIEHLPLNLFFSLHAVTRIRLSKNLLGELHRSQFLSTRNLRILDASSNRLQTLPESLFLSTTSLVLLDLSCNQLSSLASETFRGLSTLEELLLGKNRLSTLPVDLLKDLTNLKYLGLEENRLKELPDELFRAQASLQELNVRGNQLTEISASLLAPLECLRSLEMSNNKIARIDSLAFHGLVALKELQLGHNRIRNLTPGLFSNSTGLERLVLYANGIESLSRGAFHGLSNLTSLFLHSNHLSNLHPDLFEDTPSLRKLWSQIIYLLCHLGFSTRCSSSSSFALLEIHGTVTARFPIWPCGCRECT; encoded by the exons ATGATCCCAGTCGTTCGATTGTTGCTCGTGCTCTCGGCCACTCTTTCTCGGGCAAATTGTAAGCCGCGACCAGACAGTTCTCGCGATTGCGCGTATTCAGAGTCCACTCTCGAACGATCCGCAACTACGGGAATGGAGTCGGAAATGGTAACGGGAGCGATTTCGGCGGATGGTAACGTCGCGATCACGATTCTCGAGGAGCTCGAGAGTCGTTTATCTCGTTTGGAAAGAAGACTCAGGGCGGTTGAGCAACCCG TTTGGCAGATGAGCTCCGCCGAGGAAGATTGGGAGATTTGCGCCGAAGGGCCGTGTAGGTGTCAGCCGGAAACTAAATCGGTGTCTTGTTGGAGGCAGAATCTGTTGGATCTTCCCGCGGCGCAACTAGTTCCTCGAGATGTATTGAAATT GGATCTGGCTGGCAATCGACTGACGGCGCTTCACAGGGATACCTTCTTGGACATGACACGGTTGAATCATCT agATATCAGCGACAACTCGATCGAGCATCTTCCTCTAAACTTGTTCTTCTCGCTGCACGCTGTCACGCGCATCAGGCTGAGCAAAAATTTGCTCGGCGAGTTGCACCGATCTCAATTTCTGAGCACGAGAAATCTCCGTATTCT GGACGCGTCGTCCAACAGGCTGCAAACTCTACCGGAAAGTCTCTTCCTAAGTACCACGTCGCTGGTACTGCTCGATCTGTCCTGCAATCAACTATCGAGCCTCGCGTCGGAAACGTTTCGCGGCTTATCAACGCTGGAGGAGCTCTTATTAGGAAAAAATCGTCTGTCAACCCTTCCCGTAGACCTGCTCAAGGATCTGACGAATCTGAAGTACCTCGGTTTGGAAGAAAACCGGCTAAAAGAATTACCCGACGAGTTGTTTCGAGCGCAAGCGTCGCTTCAGGAATTGAACGTAAGGGGCAATCAACTGACAGAGATATCCGCGAGTTTGTTGGCTCCGCTCGAATGTCTGCGCTCCCTCGAGATGTCTAACAACAAGATAGCCAGA ATCGATTCATTGGCCTTTCATGGCTTGGTAGCGTTGAAAGAACTTCAACTAGGACACAACCGTATACGAAACTTAACACCGGGACTATTCTCAAATTCTACCGGTTTGGAGAGACTGGTGTTGTATGCAAATGGTATAGAAAGCCTATCGCGTGGCGCGTTTCACGGCTTGTCAAACTTGACTTCTCTGTTTCTGCACTCGAACCACCTGAGCAATCTGCATCCCGATTTGTTCGAGGATACGCCGAGCCTGCGAAAACT CTGGAGTCAAATTATCTATCTTCTTTGCCACCTCGGATTTTCGACACGGTGCAGTTCATCGAGCAGCTTCGCCTTGCTAGAAATCCATGGCACTGTGACTGCGCGGTTTCCTATTTGGCCATGTGGCTGCAGAGAATGTACCTAG
- the LOC100646126 gene encoding glutamate decarboxylase 2, producing the protein MTELLGRLLEILEEENAFDRTGNEPVIHFVHPEELQKRLSIQLTEEPATKGEIETTIRQTIRYSVKTFSPHFHNQLFAGIDEYGLAGSWLTDVFNTSQYTYEVAPVFTVMERQIIEKSLQLVGYPPLPEGDGILCPGGSISNMYGMVMARYKMMPDIKRKGLAGLPPMVCFTSEAGHYSISKGAHWLGLGTDHVYKIKCDEFGRMRPDELKAAIAEVKKQGHLPFFVNATCGTTVLGSFDPLPEIAAICREENLWLHVDACLGGTLLLSEKYRDRLKGIELSNSVAWNPHKMLGAPFQCSMFLVKGKNALHEANCAGARYLFQQDKHYDVSWDTGDKSLQCGRKVDGAKFWLMWKARGTKGLRESVELAMSTVEYFFERIKSRKGFRLVLPRYEGCNICFWYIPPSMQAQQETQEWWNKLYEITAKIKERMMLEGTLMVGYTPLSYKNIGNFFRMVVTCQPPPTKASMDYVIDKIEKLSVDL; encoded by the exons ATGACCGAGCTGCTAGGACGATTACTGGAAATTCTTGAGGAGGAAAATGCGTTCGATCGTACGGGTAACGAACCCGTCATACACTTCGTCCATCCGGAAGAGCTACAG AAACGATTGTCGATACAACTAACCGAGGAACCAGCTACCAAAGGAGAAATCGAGACAACAATACGACAAACGATTCGATATTCTGTCAAGACGTTCAGTCCACATTTTCATAATCAGCTGTTCGCTGGTATCGATGAATATGGTTTGGCAGGTTCTTGGTTGACAGATGTGTTCAATACTAGCCA ATACACGTACGAGGTGGCTCCCGTGTTCACCGTGATGGAACGACAAATAATAGAAAAGTCGTTGCAACTGGTTGGGTATCCTCCGTTGCCAGAAGGAGATGGCATACTTTGTCCTGGTGGTAGTATATCAAATATGTATGGTATGGTGATGGCCAGATACAAAATGATGCCGGATATAAAGAGGAAAGGTCTCGCGGGTCTTCCGCCGATGGTTTGTTTCACCAGTGAGGCTGGCCATTATTCAATCTCTAAAGGAGCCCACTGGTTGGGACTAGGAACCGATCACGTTTATAAG ATTAAATGCGACGAATTTGGACGAATGCGACCAGACGAGTTAAAGGCTGCCATAGCGGAAGTCAAAAAACAGGGTCATTTGCCTTTCTTCGTGAACGCTACATGCGGTACCACGGTCCTCGGCTCCTTTGATCCGCTGCCGGAAATCGCGGCCATCTGCCGCGAGGAAAATCTATGGTTACATGTTGAC GCGTGTCTCGGCGGTACGTTGTTACTTTCGGAGAAATATCGGGACCGGTTGAAAGGAATCGAACT TTCGAATTCCGTGGCGTGGAATCCACACAAGATGCTTGGCGCACCGTTCCAATGCTCGATGTTCTTGGTTAAGGGTAAAAACGCTCTGCACGAAGCGAATTGCGCGGGAGCGCGGTATTTATTCCAGCAGGACAAACATTATGACGTATCTTGGGACACCGGTGATAAGAGTTTGCAATGTGGGAGAAAG GTCGACGGAGCCAAATTTTGGCTGATGTGGAAAGCACGAGGGACCAAAGGACTTCGCGAATCCGTGGAGCTCGCTATGTCCACGGTCGAATACTTTTTCGAACGAATTAAAAGCCGGAAAGGATTTCGTTTGGTACTTCCCCGGTACGAAGGTTGTAACATTTGCTTTTG GTACATACCACCCAGTATGCAAGCTCAACAGGAAACTCAAGAATGGTGGAACAAATTGTACGAAATCACAGCCAAAATCAAGGAACGCATGATGCTCGAGGGGACGCTGATGGTTGGCTACACGCCGCTATCGTACAAGAATATTGGCAACTTTTTCCGCATGGTCGTCACCTGTCAACCACCACCGACCAAAGCTTCCATGGATTACGTGATCGACAAGATAGAAAAGCTGTCGGTTGATTTGTAA